A single Geobacillus kaustophilus DNA region contains:
- a CDS encoding LTA synthase family protein — translation MKAVWENWLKKCRSLPNQYIGFFIFAVLLFWLKTYAAYLAEFNLGISNSMQEFLLFINPVSSAVFFLGLALLAKETRVYKWLIIINFILSFILYANIVYYRFFSDFITLPTLTQTKNFGDLGGSIWELIHWYDAFYFLDTIILSVIVFSKRFPLPPVRAGRFKKGAIFASAILMFSVNLALAEADRPQLLTRTFDRNYIVKYLGVYNYLIYDAIQSMKSSTQRAFANKSDITTVLNHVQATYAKPNPKYFGVAKGMNVIYIHLESFQNFLIHYKLNGEEVTPFLNSLTRDPNTFYFDNFFHQTGQGKTSDAEFMLENSLFGLPQGAVFTTKGQNTYHAAPAILHQYGYTSAVFHGNYKTFWNRDEIYKSFGFDHFFDASYYDMNDEDVLNYGLKDKPFFRESIPLLETLKEPFYVKFITLSNHFPYPISEEDATIPPATTGDGTVDRYFQTARYLDEAVKEFFDYLKKSGLYDRSVIILYGDHYGISENHDKAMAQILGKEITPYEHAQLQRVPLFIHVPGVKGGVIHEFGGQIDLLPTVLHLLGIDTKNFVQFGTDLLSPEHQEIVPFRNGDFVTPSVTAVNGKYYDTKTGESLEETPEIKRIEQIVRTKLDLSDKVVYGDLLRFYTPKGFKPVDPSKYDYNNREEGSDQ, via the coding sequence GTGAAGGCAGTTTGGGAAAACTGGTTGAAAAAATGTCGTTCTCTCCCTAACCAATACATCGGCTTTTTTATTTTTGCCGTGCTCTTATTTTGGTTGAAGACGTACGCCGCCTATTTAGCAGAATTTAACCTTGGCATCAGCAACTCCATGCAGGAGTTTTTATTGTTCATCAACCCGGTCAGCTCGGCGGTATTCTTCCTTGGATTGGCCCTGTTGGCCAAGGAAACGCGTGTGTACAAATGGCTCATTATTATTAATTTCATTTTATCGTTCATCTTATACGCCAATATCGTCTATTATCGCTTTTTCAGCGATTTTATTACATTGCCGACGTTGACGCAAACGAAAAACTTCGGCGACCTCGGCGGAAGCATTTGGGAATTGATCCATTGGTATGACGCGTTCTATTTCTTGGATACGATCATTTTATCGGTCATCGTCTTCTCAAAACGGTTCCCGCTCCCGCCTGTGCGGGCCGGCCGTTTCAAAAAAGGGGCCATTTTTGCCTCGGCCATTTTAATGTTCAGCGTCAACTTGGCGCTCGCTGAGGCGGACCGCCCGCAGCTCTTGACAAGAACGTTTGACCGAAACTATATCGTCAAGTATTTAGGCGTGTACAACTATTTAATTTACGACGCGATCCAAAGCATGAAATCATCGACGCAACGGGCGTTCGCCAACAAAAGCGACATCACGACCGTCTTGAACCATGTGCAGGCGACATACGCCAAGCCGAATCCGAAATATTTCGGCGTGGCCAAAGGCATGAATGTCATCTATATTCACTTAGAATCATTCCAAAACTTTTTAATTCACTACAAACTGAATGGCGAGGAAGTGACGCCGTTCTTAAACTCGCTCACCCGCGATCCGAACACGTTCTATTTCGACAACTTCTTCCATCAAACAGGGCAAGGGAAAACATCGGACGCGGAGTTCATGCTGGAAAATTCGCTGTTTGGCTTGCCGCAAGGGGCCGTGTTCACAACAAAAGGGCAAAACACGTATCATGCGGCTCCGGCCATTCTTCACCAGTACGGATATACAAGCGCGGTTTTCCACGGCAACTACAAAACGTTCTGGAACCGCGATGAAATTTACAAGTCGTTCGGCTTTGACCACTTTTTTGACGCAAGCTACTACGATATGAACGATGAGGACGTCTTGAATTACGGACTGAAAGACAAACCGTTTTTCCGGGAGTCAATCCCGCTGTTAGAAACATTGAAAGAACCGTTCTATGTGAAATTTATTACGCTGTCCAACCACTTCCCGTACCCGATCAGCGAGGAAGACGCGACGATCCCGCCTGCGACGACCGGTGATGGAACAGTCGACCGGTATTTCCAAACGGCCCGTTATTTGGACGAGGCGGTGAAAGAGTTCTTTGATTATCTGAAAAAATCGGGCCTGTACGACCGCTCGGTCATCATCTTATACGGCGACCATTACGGCATTTCGGAAAACCATGACAAAGCGATGGCGCAAATTTTAGGAAAAGAAATTACACCGTATGAGCATGCACAATTGCAGCGGGTGCCGCTGTTCATCCACGTGCCGGGCGTAAAAGGCGGCGTCATTCATGAGTTTGGCGGCCAAATCGATTTGTTGCCGACGGTGCTGCACTTGCTTGGCATCGACACGAAAAACTTCGTCCAATTCGGCACGGATTTGCTGTCGCCGGAACATCAAGAAATTGTTCCGTTCCGCAACGGCGACTTTGTCACTCCGAGCGTAACGGCTGTCAATGGCAAATACTATGACACGAAAACGGGCGAATCGCTTGAAGAAACACCGGAAATTAAGCGCATTGAACAAATCGTTCGGACCAAACTCGATCTATCGGATAAAGTCGTCTACGGTGATTTGCTCCGATTCTATACACCGAAAGGCTTCAAACCGGTCGATCCGTCAAAATATGATTACAATAACCGTGAAGAGGGAAGCGATCAATGA